The sequence ACCTTCCCTTTAACATCTCTGGTGCTCAAAAAGTTAAAACTTTCATGCAGAAGATCCAATGGAGAGGTTGATGGTGAGGCAAGTGTAAAGGATGGATCCAGAACCAGCTTCTGGCTAAATATGTCCTGGCCAGAAGCCAATCGAACACCTTTGTAACTCCCACTATCctggaaaaaaaagttaaggaagGATAATTCATTTGCCCTAACAGGTGACTGTATCATTTTATGTCGTCCATGTATTAAACATTATAAGCATATTTTAGCACCTTTTCCATAAGTAACGCAGTCACTGGCATTCGCAGAACCTGTATGACAGAAGTCTCGAAAGCAGGTGAGCATGTTAGCTTGACAAAGCAACAACTCTTTTTGTTCACTTTATAACAAAGTTCTATAGTATAATAGGTAAAcattatttgcaatttttttatgttcccgcaaaatataaggaaaaaataGCACAAGTACGCCTGTGACCATTCTTCTGAAAATCAAATAACACCCAAGTATCTAAAGCAGCAGAACAGATCAAACAGTGTCAATCACATTTAGGAACAAGTTACTTACACAACACATGGACAAAACAGAATATATCAGATCTAACTATTAACCAAAAATGATAGTTCATATTTCACCAAGAGAAAGAAGCCACAGTTTCTTTTAGTGAACTTACGTAAATGCAACCTTTGACAGCAGAGCGGCGGCTAAAGGCTTGTGGCAGTTCCCCTTGACCATAAATGGGATAGATTAGGGCCCCGGAAGCATTTGTAAACCTGAAAGGAGTaagaattataaacaacaaacttAAAGCAAATCGATGTAAATTGCTTAACTAATACAACATTCCAAGCCATAAATCAAGGTTAGATTTTTAGTTGCCAGTACAGAACTAGAactcaaaacattttttccctctttatCTGCTCCTACCCTACACTTTCTGTGGTGTTCAATACTGGAGgaaggaaaaataatataatcttgTAGTTAACGCAATATGTGTTTCTGATCAAGATATCATACAAGTCGCAAGTGCAGCTCTATAGCACCCACCTAAATTTTAAACCAGAGAATAACTGCTTAACTATAAAACAGAATAAACAAGAATTAACCTCCCAACTGATGACTGGTATAGAGCCAAACGATCTATTCCATCTTTAGTCTTGAGCAAATTTTGGCAAACCCCCATGCCATCTTGATCATAATCTGCCATAGCTATAGCATACAGAATAATCCTGCAGACAAGCAGAGATAACCAAAATCCAGTAAACTTTAGACCAAACAGGGAAACAAAACGcacaaataacaaataaactcTCGCTAACTGATAGAGAAAGGCAACAGCAGTCTGTACGATCTAATCTTTGGAGGCAACCGCATTTTTGACAAGTACTCAACAAATGGCCTCTCCAAATCCTCATCTGAAATCTTCGTCTTACCTTCCTCTTCATGATTCCCATTCCCATCATTACCAGAAGAACCCGCCGCCACTGTGGCAACCAAGTGCCCTTGCACCAGCTTGAAAAACCTCATCAACTGATTCTTTTCCATCAGAGTCAAACTCTTATCCTTAAATATGGCAGCTCTGGAATCTGGCACATTCCATAACTTTCCATTCCCATCACCAATAAAACTGGCATCAATACTCTTGAACTCCACATAATTACTTGCTCCAGATTTTAACATAAGATCAATTGACTTGTCTGCGCAAAATAACACCCTTGGTCCACATAAGTCCAAATTGAACTTCCGTAAGTTTTCTTCCAATAGTTCAGGATAAAAACAGGAAATTTCAACGTCTGAATATACCGGCTGAGTGGTGAGATTTACAATCGAGTAATCAAGGCTGTCAGTTGTGGTTGAGGTGGAAGATGGTGGTGAGGAAGGTGTAGAATTCGAAATAAGGAAAGATGTGAGTTCCGGGACCGAGAGAGAGGAGTAATGGGACCCATAGAATGGGTTAGTGTCAAGGTGAAGGACAGTTTTTCCAGAAGCAGAAGCTGCAGCAGCAACAATGCATTCTGCTAAACCAGTGCCCACAGCAATCAGGTCAAAGGTAGTTGGTTCAATTTGCGGGTATGGTGGGGGCTCACTCATTGTCGCACTGGAGAGGAACAATAGATTTACGGCTGAGAGTGAGCAAGTGAGCAGCTAAAAATCACCTGGCACAAGaagcaagagagagaaaaatatgtGTTGTCAAGTATGATCAACAAGTGAAGTTTTTGcactttcttttaatatttgctCACCAGCAAAAATGACGTGGAATTACTTATACATCTACAAGATCTAGGGTTTTTGTTCCAAAAGATCTGAGGTATTTTTACGGTGCTTCAGTGTTCATATTCATGtgcttacaaatattttttttacgtaTACACGtgtttataaatatttgtttttataaaagaattaaaaaataacgcGTTTTTGGTGAAGTtagcatcaattttattttttttcattccgcTCGGATTTTAACAATtagttcaatatattttctagtttttaggAATTAATATAggataacatgatatttttaattttaaaataaatttaataataaattaactatttttttcaagttaattttatattttcaaaacatcgTTATTAACCACGTTATCCCTTAAAGCATGAACTAGCATGGTCCGAGCTTAAGTATTAtgttcaatcttttctttttttaaaaaaattaataataaaaaagggtcAAGAAATAACGTGAGAAAAAAAAGCAAGGGTCAGTCACACCTTGCTCCCCTCTTCACTTCCCTGCGGATCACCGCCAACTGCAACAAGAGAAAAATGCaaaacagttgattttaattttattttctcattctcAAAATCCATCTCATAGCAACTGGAAATGTTTAAGGAACGCCGCTGCAAAAGGAGATTTTTTGATGCAAAAATAATCCATTGAAATTTGGCAGCAGAATCCTTCTTCATTTCAAAATTGAGAGGTTCCAAGTTATCGATAATATCAGATTTACACTTTTTATATCATTTCACAACACGATTTAATCATTCTGAATCTCAACCAAACTTATAATCATCAGCATaacatattttattcaataatattacaaaatttaagttcataaaaaaaaaaaaaaacaatatataactCAATTGCTATATATTATCATTACATAAACTATATCATATGATGAAATTCAAGTGAAAGATCAAATGTCAACTATAAACATGCATGGTTAAAGtaagtatttaaaattatattaaagtaagtacttaaaattatatcattaaattaaattcatacatctaaatttacttattaataCTACATTTTAAGTTTATGAGATAAATATCTTGAATGACATCATAATTACATAGCAAAAGATACTTAAACTAAAACCACTCCTGACATGACTCGATAAACctgaaaataacaaataaaatgtacatgtaaatataaaagataatgaCAAATAATAACAACGATAGATAATAATTttcatgatatttgtttttaacacaaaaatttAGATATAGacttttttataatatgtatttttcaaCTTGGAAATCACAACACTgactaaaatgattttgaattacatctttttattgatgaatttttatttgatatcaaGATATTCTTCTCTTGATATCATTagaatatcttattttttaaaaaataattaattaataatttttattatattttttaaaaaattaattattgatattaataaatcttattaacatgattattattttttaatagagtttgattgatgaattcagcTTGAAACTTGAAAGTGATCACATATTAGCGAGGAAAGTAACATGGATTGAGGGGTCTCTGGCCTGAGACGAGGAATTGACTTGGCCGATTATggtgaaagaaaaatgaaaatgaagagcTTCATCTACATCTTACCACAGCTGCTGAGAAAACATTCCATGGACTCTAACTAACAAAGACAAGGTACGAGGGAAACAGTTGATCGGATGGGAAATTTATCAATGGAAGAATCTAGCATTCATCATCACGGTATGCAGATCTCTTAACAGAAGACTAATTATTTTGAACCTTGTTTAGCTCGACCGGCCTTGCAGATTGAATCAAAGCCTAGccctagattttattttaaacctgtttgaaagttaaccttttaaaacacaaactgACAGACCAAACCGGATAACCCAATttcgagattttttttaaattctttttccaAAACATCATTATAAAGCTGACCTGACGTATGATGAAAAACAGTACCGGTGGCCGTAATTATAAGGCCGGCTTTGCAAGAAAACTGCGCTGCTGCAAGCCTTATCATTCAAATTACTTGATCTCCGTATACTTATGAGACGTTGCAGTTCATTATGAGGCAGGCAGTCCATGCACAAACCACCATGCAGGATGTGTTCTACCAGTGGATCATGAAACGGAGAACAACTTCTCAAGAAAATACTCTGCATTAAACAGCAATTCTAGAAACAATTTCTATTCTCTCTGATCGAATGAaacaaaatggataaaaaaccaaaaacaaaatttcctcaTTGAAGATGACATCATTCCAGTTAAGCGGGGGaataatttgatagataaataaAGGTGGGGAAGAACTACACTAGCTTGTAGAAATATTATTAACTCATGATTAATGATCACTATTAGCagtaacctaaaaaaaattaatgctgaATAGGGGTTAGTGGATCCTGGGAAATGAAGCTGAAACCAAGATTCCAAGTTCCAACAGCATATATACAAGGGGTTGATGGTAAGGTATAGTAGAGCGCAGCAGTTTCATGTTGGTATTAGAGCCAGTATTTGCGTCTTTATTTTTCCCATGCACATTTGTATCTCTCTATATATTGGCAGATTTTGTGGACAGCATGGATGCAAGCTAGTAACAGCAGAATCAATTATCTGGGCCACATCAGATGGGGGATACTGTCGTTCAGTGCATGTCTGCGTATTATTAAAACATGATGAGCATGATATTATAGGAAATCAACGGGAGTGGACATTTTCTGTCCAAGAGAGCACGGTGGTTAAAAATGTCCAGGTTACCTGTATCATGAGCAAAGCAGCGACACATGATGATATGAGCTCTGAAGGAATTGCTGTCTCAATCTTTTCAGAATCATTTGATTGAGGCCCAGATACATTGCAGTTAACCTGGGACTCTGGTGTGCTGGGAATCAACTGATTTTGAAGGCATAAACCGGTATTGGCCTCCTCCTGGGACCTGATCATTTGCGCCCTAGATTCTGATCCCAAATGACTTCTATCCATAGAATCTAATGCCTCTCCAATTCTCGCAAAGGCATCTTCCCCTTCTTTCATGGATGAAATTGCCTGCAATAGGTATTGCATCACTAAGTGATCACTAGATAATGGATACATGCCTCTGGTTAATTCTATAATGAAGAGAACATCAAGCTAGATATATTACTAGCAACCAGCAGATATAAGACAATGAACCTCCAGATAAAGTATCTAAGGGGACTTGAACATGAGTtcgctcaaaatataatatattttttaaaaaaaaggttccCAACAGGCCCAACTTAGGAATTGCTGAGTTCCATCTAATGGGTTGCGTAAAAGGCTCAGTCTGCAGCACCAATCACCAACGAGTAAT is a genomic window of Populus alba chromosome 5, ASM523922v2, whole genome shotgun sequence containing:
- the LOC118047653 gene encoding rab escort protein 1 encodes the protein MSEPPPYPQIEPTTFDLIAVGTGLAECIVAAAASASGKTVLHLDTNPFYGSHYSSLSVPELTSFLISNSTPSSPPSSTSTTTDSLDYSIVNLTTQPVYSDVEISCFYPELLEENLRKFNLDLCGPRVLFCADKSIDLMLKSGASNYVEFKSIDASFIGDGNGKLWNVPDSRAAIFKDKSLTLMEKNQLMRFFKLVQGHLVATVAAGSSGNDGNGNHEEEGKTKISDEDLERPFVEYLSKMRLPPKIRSIILYAIAMADYDQDGMGVCQNLLKTKDGIDRLALYQSSVGRFTNASGALIYPIYGQGELPQAFSRRSAVKGCIYVLRMPVTALLMEKDSGSYKGVRLASGQDIFSQKLVLDPSFTLASPSTSPLDLLHESFNFLSTRDVKGKVARGICITQKSLKPDTSNLLVVYPPQSLYPEQITSIRALQISGNLAVCPLGMFVLYLSALCDDAIQGKRLLNAAMNALLTFPDPVNSESSSTVQSETSEEKPTVIWSGLYMQEMSTSQFDSINFAPMPDGNLNYNDILDAALKLFQEMYPNEENFPETTPPENSEDDIGLTLET